One window from the genome of Methylomarinovum caldicuralii encodes:
- a CDS encoding copper resistance protein CopC, whose product MATRRLLLFWLAALLPLWAQAHAILVEANPAPKSVIKVSEAPKEIWLRFDAGVGERYLALAVIDRSRKKRVDAKDADRDFTDPSIVRASFKEPLQPGKYLVRYRVQSADTHIITGRFQFTVVEDDQ is encoded by the coding sequence ATGGCTACGAGGCGATTGTTGCTGTTCTGGCTGGCGGCCTTACTGCCGCTGTGGGCCCAAGCCCACGCCATCCTGGTAGAGGCCAATCCGGCTCCGAAATCGGTCATCAAGGTGAGCGAGGCGCCCAAGGAGATCTGGCTGCGCTTCGACGCCGGCGTCGGTGAGCGTTACCTGGCGCTGGCAGTGATCGACCGCAGCCGCAAGAAGCGGGTGGACGCCAAGGACGCCGACCGGGATTTCACCGATCCCAGCATCGTGCGGGCGAGCTTCAAGGAACCGCTCCAGCCGGGCAAATATCTGGTCCGCTACCGGGTCCAGTCCGCCGACACCCACATCATCACGGGCCGTTTCCAGTTCACCGTCGTCGAGGATGACCAATGA
- a CDS encoding TonB-dependent receptor, protein MITRKGSLLLSCAGLLAVSLAPSADELQLETVEVVSRASNVLGMTSSASEGFVGRPEFEFRPWMRVGELVEVVPGMVATQHSGEGKANQYFLRGFNLDHGTDFAGFLDGVPLNLPTHGHGQGWLDLNFMIPELIDYIEYGKGPYYSEIGDFASAGYAKFHTANRLERGFLKQTFGSDKYFRTVVADSIDIGQGTLLGATEIGFFDGPWDTPMDMQRYKGFLKYSWEGIGRGFDISANAYFNDWTSTDHIPERAVQQGLISRLGTIDPSDGAQVHRFGLTFNGWNDSRWGQTRLTLYTYYSDLRLYSNFTYFLDDPVHGDQIFQKDRRFVLGGKLSHHWHWVFHGIDAGFKLGAQVRQDFIPKVALYHTQRRRIINPVRIDEVNETHVGLFLENNTRWHEKVRTIAGLRGDIFFFDVQDRFIDANSGDTSDYKISPKFGIVLGPWYDTELYFNYGFGFHSNDARGTVTKVDPQSGAPVRPVDPIVGSRGFEAGLRTYWIPNLSTTLALWQLRLDSELVFVGDAGTTEPSGESKRYGIELSNTYKPLDWLTLDFDMALTRARFLNAGSHANNVPNSVGRVITGGITVDHPTGAFGSIRVRHFGAMPLEESGTHDADSSTIVNMGVGWRWRDRLRVSLDILNLTDSDDSEIQYYYASRLPGEPAQGVEDYHFHPFMPRQFRGTVQLFF, encoded by the coding sequence ATGATTACAAGAAAAGGCTCGCTGCTGCTTTCCTGCGCCGGCCTGCTTGCCGTCTCGCTCGCTCCGTCCGCCGATGAACTGCAGCTGGAAACCGTCGAGGTGGTCAGCCGCGCCAGCAACGTGCTTGGGATGACCTCTTCGGCGTCCGAGGGTTTCGTCGGCCGGCCGGAATTCGAGTTCCGCCCCTGGATGCGGGTGGGGGAGCTGGTGGAAGTGGTCCCCGGCATGGTGGCGACCCAGCACAGCGGCGAAGGCAAGGCCAACCAGTATTTCCTGCGTGGTTTCAACCTGGACCACGGCACCGATTTCGCCGGCTTTCTCGACGGCGTCCCCCTCAACCTGCCGACCCACGGACACGGGCAGGGGTGGCTGGATCTCAACTTCATGATCCCGGAGCTGATCGATTACATCGAATACGGCAAGGGGCCCTATTATTCCGAAATCGGCGACTTCGCCTCCGCCGGCTACGCCAAATTCCACACCGCCAACCGGTTGGAAAGAGGCTTCTTGAAACAGACCTTCGGCAGCGACAAATACTTCCGCACCGTGGTCGCCGACTCCATCGATATCGGCCAGGGGACCCTGCTGGGGGCGACTGAAATCGGCTTCTTCGACGGTCCTTGGGACACACCCATGGACATGCAGCGTTACAAGGGCTTTTTGAAATATTCCTGGGAAGGCATCGGCCGCGGCTTCGACATCAGCGCCAACGCCTACTTCAATGACTGGACTTCCACCGACCACATCCCGGAACGCGCTGTCCAGCAGGGCCTGATCTCCCGTCTGGGGACCATCGATCCCAGTGATGGCGCCCAGGTGCATCGCTTCGGTCTCACCTTCAACGGCTGGAACGATTCCCGCTGGGGCCAGACCCGCCTGACCCTGTACACCTATTATTCCGACCTGCGGCTGTATTCCAATTTCACCTACTTTCTCGACGATCCGGTCCACGGCGACCAGATCTTCCAGAAGGACCGCCGTTTCGTCCTCGGCGGCAAGCTGAGCCATCATTGGCACTGGGTGTTCCACGGCATCGACGCCGGCTTCAAGCTCGGCGCCCAGGTGCGCCAGGACTTCATTCCCAAGGTCGCCCTGTACCACACCCAGCGGCGCCGCATCATCAATCCGGTCCGCATCGACGAAGTCAACGAAACCCACGTGGGCCTGTTCCTGGAGAACAACACCCGCTGGCACGAGAAGGTCCGCACCATCGCCGGCCTGCGGGGCGACATTTTCTTCTTCGACGTCCAGGACCGCTTCATCGACGCCAACAGCGGCGACACCTCCGATTACAAGATCAGTCCTAAGTTCGGCATCGTCCTGGGGCCGTGGTACGACACCGAACTGTATTTCAACTACGGTTTCGGCTTCCACAGCAACGACGCCCGCGGTACCGTCACCAAGGTCGATCCCCAAAGCGGCGCACCGGTCCGGCCGGTCGATCCCATCGTCGGTTCGCGCGGCTTCGAGGCCGGCCTTCGCACCTACTGGATTCCCAACCTCAGCACCACCCTGGCGCTGTGGCAGCTGCGACTGGATTCGGAGCTGGTGTTCGTGGGTGACGCCGGCACCACCGAGCCCAGCGGGGAGAGCAAGCGCTACGGCATCGAGCTGAGCAACACCTACAAGCCCCTCGACTGGCTCACCCTGGACTTCGACATGGCCCTGACCCGGGCCCGCTTCCTCAACGCCGGCAGCCACGCCAACAATGTCCCCAACTCCGTCGGCCGCGTCATCACCGGCGGCATCACCGTCGATCATCCCACCGGCGCCTTCGGTTCCATTCGGGTACGTCACTTCGGTGCCATGCCCCTGGAGGAAAGCGGCACCCACGATGCCGACAGTTCCACCATCGTCAACATGGGGGTCGGCTGGCGCTGGCGCGACCGGCTGCGGGTGTCTCTCGACATTCTCAACCTGACCGACAGCGATGACTCCGAGATCCAGTACTACTATGCCTCCCGCCTGCCCGGCGAACCCGCACAGGGGGTAGAGGACTATCACTTCCATCCGTTCATGCCACGGCAGTTCCGCGGCACGGTGCAGTTGTTCTTCTGA
- a CDS encoding M14 family metallopeptidase has translation MADLTLHQIDCVPEGLLDIEARDLHTLLPGPTLLHLPGRETRPLFVSVLLHGNEVTGLQAVQRLLRKYRAAPLPRSLSVFFGNVAAAAAGMRRLDGQPDYNRVWPGTDHPDCPEVRLMRQVWEIMRRRRVFASIDVHNNTGRNPHYACVNKLERPFLHLAALFGHLVVYFLRPRGVQSLAFAELCPAVTLECGRPGVERGAVHAADFIDTCLHLRQVPDKPIGRGAIDLFHTVAQVRIPDDIRFSFHDESADLVLRGDLDHLNFTKLPPGVAWGEVHTERMPVQVVDEEGREVTGRYFAVEDSRLIQCQRVMPSMLTLDARVIRQDCLCYLMERLDETDP, from the coding sequence ATGGCCGATCTGACCCTGCATCAAATCGACTGCGTTCCCGAAGGTCTGCTCGACATCGAGGCCCGCGACCTGCACACCCTGCTGCCGGGCCCCACCCTGCTGCATCTGCCGGGCCGCGAGACGCGCCCCCTGTTCGTTTCCGTCCTGTTGCACGGCAACGAGGTGACCGGGCTGCAGGCGGTTCAGCGCCTCCTGCGCAAATACCGGGCTGCGCCGCTGCCGCGCTCCCTGTCGGTGTTCTTCGGCAATGTCGCCGCTGCGGCGGCGGGAATGCGGCGGCTCGATGGCCAGCCGGACTACAACCGGGTCTGGCCGGGAACCGACCACCCTGACTGCCCGGAGGTGCGGCTGATGCGGCAGGTGTGGGAGATCATGCGCCGGCGCCGGGTGTTCGCCAGTATCGACGTCCACAACAACACCGGCCGCAATCCCCACTACGCCTGCGTCAATAAACTGGAGCGGCCGTTCCTCCACCTGGCGGCGCTGTTCGGTCACCTGGTGGTGTATTTCCTGCGGCCCCGCGGGGTGCAGTCGCTGGCCTTCGCCGAACTGTGCCCGGCGGTGACCCTGGAATGCGGCAGGCCCGGGGTGGAACGCGGCGCGGTCCATGCCGCCGACTTCATCGACACCTGCCTGCATCTGCGCCAGGTTCCCGACAAACCCATCGGCCGCGGCGCCATCGACCTGTTCCACACCGTGGCCCAGGTCAGGATTCCCGACGACATCCGCTTCAGTTTTCACGACGAGAGCGCCGATCTGGTGCTGCGCGGCGACCTGGACCACCTCAACTTCACCAAGCTGCCGCCCGGCGTTGCCTGGGGCGAGGTGCACACCGAGCGGATGCCGGTGCAGGTGGTGGACGAGGAAGGCCGGGAGGTGACGGGGCGCTATTTCGCGGTGGAAGACAGTAGGCTGATCCAGTGCCAGCGGGTGATGCCGTCGATGCTGACCCTGGACGCGCGTGTCATCCGTCAGGACTGCCTGTGCTATCTGATGGAGCGTCTGGACGAGACTGATCCCTAA
- a CDS encoding glutamate--cysteine ligase encodes MGQEIERIRFMPADFECFRRRVAEETRLLRVLEDEDRLSGREPVGGFEIEAWLVDRRLRPAPDNVRYLKALADPLASAELARFNVELNNQPRPLREDALRRFHHELTQLWRRADACARRLDLALLMIGILPTLRQADLSLANLSPLNRYLALNEQILKQRGGQPLQLDIHGLEHLKCLHHDVMLESAATSFQIHLQAPRGRAVALYNASIVASAATVAAGANSPFLFGRDLWAETRIPLFEQAIEVGGYGAAVRGPLRRVGFGSGYARRQLSEVFEENLRHFPPLLPICFDTPPEKLAHLRLHNGTIWRWNRPLVGFDADGTPHFRIEHRVLPAGPTLVDMIANAALYYGLAESLSHEKPLPFAVARDNFYRAAKHGWDTRVTWTGGQRWHLSRLLRDELIPRAREGLQRLGICRRDREFYLDIVRQRVLADQNGALWQRRFAAAHGRDFTALTAAYLHHQRQGDPVHTWPI; translated from the coding sequence TTGGGTCAGGAAATCGAACGTATCCGCTTCATGCCGGCGGATTTCGAGTGCTTCCGCCGCCGGGTCGCCGAAGAAACCCGCCTGCTGCGGGTGCTGGAGGACGAAGACCGTCTTTCCGGACGCGAGCCGGTGGGCGGCTTCGAAATCGAGGCCTGGCTGGTGGACCGCCGGTTGCGCCCGGCGCCGGACAACGTCCGCTATCTTAAGGCCCTGGCCGATCCCCTGGCCTCGGCGGAGCTGGCGCGCTTCAACGTCGAGCTCAACAATCAGCCCCGTCCGTTGCGTGAGGACGCTTTGCGCCGCTTCCATCACGAGCTGACGCAGCTGTGGCGCCGGGCCGATGCCTGCGCCCGCCGCCTCGACCTGGCGCTGCTGATGATCGGCATTCTGCCCACGCTGCGGCAGGCCGATCTCAGCCTGGCCAACCTGTCGCCGCTGAACCGCTATCTGGCGCTCAACGAGCAGATTCTGAAACAGCGGGGCGGCCAGCCGCTGCAGCTGGACATCCACGGCCTCGAACATCTCAAGTGCCTGCATCACGACGTCATGCTGGAGTCAGCCGCCACCTCGTTCCAGATTCATCTGCAGGCCCCCCGGGGGCGGGCGGTGGCCCTTTACAACGCATCGATCGTCGCCTCGGCGGCGACGGTGGCGGCCGGGGCCAATTCGCCGTTCCTGTTCGGCCGCGATCTGTGGGCCGAAACCCGCATCCCCCTGTTCGAGCAAGCCATCGAAGTGGGCGGTTACGGGGCGGCGGTGCGCGGCCCCCTGCGCCGGGTCGGCTTCGGCAGCGGCTACGCCCGCCGCCAGCTGAGCGAGGTGTTCGAGGAGAACCTGCGGCATTTTCCGCCGCTGCTGCCGATCTGCTTCGACACCCCGCCGGAGAAGCTGGCCCATCTGCGCCTGCACAACGGCACCATCTGGCGCTGGAACCGCCCGCTGGTGGGGTTCGACGCCGACGGCACCCCCCATTTCCGCATCGAGCACCGGGTGCTGCCCGCCGGCCCGACCCTGGTGGACATGATCGCCAACGCGGCGCTGTACTACGGGCTGGCCGAGTCCCTCAGCCACGAAAAGCCCCTGCCCTTCGCCGTCGCCCGGGACAATTTCTACCGCGCCGCCAAACACGGCTGGGACACGCGGGTGACCTGGACCGGGGGCCAGCGCTGGCACCTGTCCAGACTGCTGCGTGACGAGCTGATTCCGCGGGCGCGGGAGGGACTGCAGCGGCTGGGGATATGCCGCCGTGACCGCGAATTCTATCTCGACATCGTGCGCCAGCGGGTGCTGGCCGACCAGAACGGCGCCCTGTGGCAGCGCCGCTTCGCCGCCGCCCACGGGCGGGACTTCACCGCTCTGACGGCAGCCTATCTTCATCATCAACGCCAAGGAGACCCTGTCCATACATGGCCGATCTGA
- a CDS encoding putative metalloprotease CJM1_0395 family protein, translated as MQVHSTSPAFLPHVQVAGADAAAGRDAESEGKPKSGTENRLQLDQAQLRQVEQLRQRDREVRAHEMAHLAAAGSYALGGPTFEYQVGPDGRRYAIGGHVNIDTSPVPGDPEATLRKAETIRRAALAPGDPSPQDRSVAAAAAAMAMKAQIEIQQRQDGGNNPLRRNVGQEAGISAYGYVRVAEASLGLDLYG; from the coding sequence ATGCAGGTTCATTCCACCTCCCCGGCGTTTCTTCCCCACGTTCAGGTGGCCGGTGCGGATGCGGCGGCGGGCCGTGACGCCGAAAGCGAGGGCAAACCCAAGAGTGGTACGGAAAACCGCCTGCAGCTGGACCAGGCTCAGCTGCGGCAGGTGGAACAACTGCGCCAGCGCGACCGGGAAGTGCGGGCCCATGAAATGGCCCATCTGGCCGCCGCCGGTTCCTACGCCCTGGGCGGGCCGACGTTCGAGTACCAGGTGGGACCGGACGGCCGGCGCTATGCCATCGGCGGTCATGTCAACATCGACACCTCCCCGGTTCCCGGCGATCCCGAGGCGACCTTGCGCAAGGCGGAAACCATCCGCCGCGCCGCCCTCGCTCCCGGCGATCCCTCGCCCCAGGACCGCAGCGTCGCCGCCGCCGCGGCGGCGATGGCGATGAAGGCACAGATCGAGATCCAGCAGCGTCAGGATGGCGGCAACAATCCCCTGCGCCGGAACGTAGGGCAGGAAGCGGGCATCAGCGCCTACGGCTACGTTCGGGTTGCCGAAGCGTCGCTGGGGCTGGATCTTTACGGCTGA
- a CDS encoding DUF3147 family protein yields MLYLLAKTVINALIITAASEAAKRSPLIGAVLASIPLVSVLAMIWMYHEQHDVAQIAAFARDILWLVLPSLLLFAILPLLLQRGLHFYLSLAIAIAVTVAGYGLMVVWLRRGG; encoded by the coding sequence GTGCTCTATCTGCTCGCCAAAACCGTCATTAACGCCCTCATCATCACCGCCGCCAGCGAAGCAGCCAAGCGCAGCCCACTGATCGGTGCGGTGCTGGCGTCGATCCCGCTGGTTTCGGTACTGGCGATGATCTGGATGTACCACGAGCAGCACGACGTGGCCCAGATCGCCGCCTTCGCCCGCGACATCTTGTGGCTGGTGCTGCCGTCCCTGCTGCTGTTCGCGATCCTCCCGCTGCTGTTGCAGCGGGGACTGCATTTCTATCTCAGCCTGGCCATCGCCATCGCCGTCACCGTCGCCGGCTACGGACTGATGGTGGTATGGTTGCGCCGTGGCGGTTGA
- a CDS encoding PHP domain-containing protein, with the protein MTSAFDLHCHSSASDGALSPARVVRRAAENGVRHLALTDHDSVAGIASARRAAEVLGVRLIAGVEISVTWEKRCFHILGLGVDPANETLCRGLAGLQRIRRERAAAMAENLARHGIEGSLAAVEEMAGEGMITRTHFARFLVARDYAASVAEVFDRYLVRGKPGYVATRWAGLEEALEWIRAAGGVAVLAHPLRYQLTASWLRRFLSAFQSAGGVGIEVVNGNSTPNQIATCADYARRYRLAGSVGSDFHDPAFPWIDLGRLEPLPPGVEPVWNAFNL; encoded by the coding sequence ATGACCTCGGCGTTCGATCTCCACTGTCATTCCAGTGCCTCCGACGGTGCCCTGTCCCCGGCCCGGGTGGTGAGGCGGGCGGCGGAGAACGGCGTGCGTCATCTGGCCCTTACCGACCACGACAGCGTCGCCGGCATTGCGAGCGCCCGCCGCGCCGCCGAGGTGCTCGGTGTCCGCCTGATCGCCGGGGTGGAAATCTCCGTCACCTGGGAGAAGCGCTGCTTCCACATTCTCGGTCTGGGCGTCGATCCCGCCAATGAAACCCTGTGTCGGGGGTTGGCCGGCCTGCAGCGGATCCGCCGCGAGCGGGCGGCGGCGATGGCCGAGAATCTGGCCAGACACGGCATCGAGGGCAGTCTGGCGGCGGTGGAGGAAATGGCCGGTGAGGGCATGATCACCCGCACCCACTTCGCCCGCTTTCTGGTGGCCCGGGATTATGCCGCTTCGGTGGCCGAGGTCTTCGACCGCTATCTGGTGCGGGGCAAACCCGGTTACGTCGCCACCCGCTGGGCCGGGCTGGAAGAGGCCCTGGAATGGATCCGCGCCGCCGGCGGCGTCGCGGTGCTGGCCCATCCGCTGCGCTATCAGCTCACCGCCAGCTGGCTGCGGCGCTTTCTGTCGGCGTTCCAGTCCGCCGGCGGGGTGGGAATCGAGGTGGTCAACGGCAACAGCACCCCCAACCAGATCGCCACCTGCGCCGATTACGCCCGCCGTTACCGTCTGGCCGGGTCGGTGGGGTCCGATTTCCACGATCCGGCCTTTCCCTGGATCGATCTCGGGCGGCTGGAGCCGCTGCCGCCGGGCGTCGAGCCGGTGTGGAACGCCTTCAACCTGTAA
- a CDS encoding PepSY-associated TM helix domain-containing protein, whose translation MAPARPHRRKSHSHRWLITGRRWAFRLHRWLALGTALLLVLLGLSGSLLVYRDPLYRLLHPQTRIQIREQPAPLGRLLDAAFTLYPPDSGAWRLVLPTQAGEPAKATYVSDDPFEGPEGEVIVWIDPYRAEVLRAFEKDRDWFEGWLYRFHSTWLLEEGKLLSAALGAVLAILIATGLFLWWPTRRRLPLDLAGSHRWLGALGSPLLLFSTLTGLYLAIPHAWLPALYPAIVSEPRPPVLEPADTAPLDIDTLVTRIVRRHPRLELRALSPPRSETDPWLLEFHRQGDYDAPPSWDKVWIDPWHARLAGRIAPPPTWRETLLRWMFPLHSGAAVPPETLPLLALTGLLPLLLACTGLWLWLRHRLRRRHRALSARQNRH comes from the coding sequence GTGGCGCCCGCAAGGCCACACAGGCGTAAATCCCACAGCCACCGCTGGCTGATCACCGGCCGGCGGTGGGCTTTCCGCCTGCACCGCTGGCTCGCCCTGGGCACCGCCCTGCTACTGGTGCTGCTGGGGCTGAGCGGCAGCCTCTTGGTCTATCGCGACCCGCTGTACCGGCTGCTGCATCCCCAGACCCGGATTCAGATCAGGGAGCAGCCCGCGCCTTTGGGACGCCTGCTCGACGCCGCTTTCACCTTGTATCCCCCCGACTCCGGCGCCTGGCGGCTGGTGCTGCCCACGCAAGCCGGCGAGCCGGCCAAGGCCACCTATGTCAGCGACGACCCCTTCGAAGGCCCGGAAGGGGAGGTGATCGTCTGGATCGATCCGTACCGTGCCGAGGTCCTGCGTGCCTTCGAGAAGGACAGGGACTGGTTCGAAGGGTGGTTGTACCGCTTCCATTCCACCTGGCTGCTGGAGGAAGGAAAGCTGCTCAGCGCCGCCCTGGGGGCGGTTCTGGCGATCCTCATCGCCACCGGCCTGTTCCTGTGGTGGCCGACCCGCCGCCGCCTGCCCCTGGATCTGGCCGGCAGCCACCGCTGGCTGGGGGCCCTGGGCAGCCCGCTGCTGCTGTTCAGCACCCTCACCGGGCTCTATCTCGCCATCCCCCACGCCTGGCTGCCGGCGCTGTATCCGGCCATAGTCAGCGAGCCACGCCCGCCTGTCCTGGAGCCGGCGGACACCGCACCGCTGGACATCGACACCCTGGTGACCCGCATCGTCCGCCGCCATCCACGCCTGGAACTGCGGGCCCTGTCGCCGCCGCGCAGCGAAACCGATCCCTGGCTGCTGGAGTTTCACCGCCAGGGGGACTACGACGCGCCGCCGAGCTGGGACAAAGTCTGGATCGATCCCTGGCACGCCCGCCTTGCTGGCCGGATTGCGCCACCGCCCACCTGGCGGGAGACGCTGCTGCGCTGGATGTTCCCGCTTCACAGCGGCGCAGCCGTCCCGCCCGAAACCCTGCCGTTGCTGGCTCTCACCGGCCTGCTGCCGCTGCTGCTGGCCTGCACCGGTCTGTGGCTGTGGCTGCGGCACCGACTCAGGAGACGACACCGTGCTCTATCTGCTCGCCAAAACCGTCATTAA